The sequence CTTTGGCTTCGTTTACACAATCCGCTTCTCCGGCTACTTTCACATTCGGGCAAAATTGGTCAAGCATTTTGCTTAGCGCCTCCCGGTTTTTCTTTTCGTCATCAACGATAATACATTGGATCACTGTGCATCAAGTTTATACAACGAAGGTAACTATTATCCCTATAACTAATCCTACGTATTTATACGTATTAATCTGTTTTACAGACTATTAAATAGTTCGTTTCGAAGGAATTGAAGCGAAAAACCGAAAGTTAACGGTCTACCGGTTTATTGCGCTCTTTGTATCTCAGAAAGGTCATGATCAAGGTCAGATCCTCTTCTGTGACCGTGCTATCGGGGAGATTTTCCTCGTGGCGGGCATTGGAAATACGTAATTCATATCCTACCAGTTGTGACTCATCAAAGTCAGTTACAATTTTCTTCCGGCCTTCATAGGAGGTTAATGCCAGGAACAGGAGCAAGGGGAGCTCAAGAGTATTCAGGTAAAATGTTTCGAACAGAAGTCAATATAAAGTATATTTGCGCTTTATTTAAGTCCAGTCCTGTTATTCGAAATACTGCGTTGCAAACAACAGCAAGGAAGTTAACGAGTGAGGTAACAATCCCCCTAAACTTATTGTTTAAATGAATTTGGAGATAAACATCCGGAAAGCATAGGTTCATGGCAAAACAGGATAAATTACAGGAGTTGATAAAGACAATGACGTCAAGCGAGAAGAGGTCTTTCAAGATCTTCGCAAAACGTCATGTGATCGGAGGTGATCAAAATAACTACGTTTTGCTTTTCGACACACTTGACAAGATGAGTGAGTACGATGAGCAGAAGTTGAAGAAGGAATTGGGTAAAGCTTCCAAATACCTGTCCGCTCAAAAGCACAATCTGTATAATCTGATCCTGGTACACCTCGATAACCTTCATGCCAGGGCATCCATCCAGGACGAGACAAAAAGGTATATCAACTATGCCCGGATACTGATCAATAGGGGGCTTTATGAACAAGGAAGCAAACAACTGCAAAAAGGAAAAAAGCTGGCAACGACACATGATCTGTTTAACGACCTGCTGCATATCCTTGACCTGGAAAGAATTCTTGCACTGCAATCAACCCCTGCCGATGGTTTGGCAAATTATATGACCGAGCACTATAAGGAGGTCAGTGATATGATCTCCAAACTTCAAAACAAATATGAATATCTGGGACTGTCAGATCACATATTTGCTTTGCATAAGATGAAGGGGGGGATTCGAAATGAAGGTGACCTGGAGGAATATCAACAGTTCAAAAAAACACTTGAGCAGGGGGAGGCAGATGCCTTGTCATTTGACGCACGGCGCTTTTTCTATGGCGCCAATATGTATTATTATCATGGAATAGGCAATCCGGAGAAAAGCCACGAATACCGACGAAAAAATGTGGAACTCTTTGAAAGCAACGCAGATCGTACTTCTTCTATGACTGGGACATTACCTGGACGGGTGGTTGTAACAGCACCCGTTCAACCGTTATAGCTACGGTCGGCTGCGTAAGCCAGGAAGAAAAATCTTCCGATAAGAGTGTGATGGTATACCCGAATCCGGTTCACCAGGGTAGCGTGCATATTTGGATTAAGAATGCTGGCAGCCAGGGAGGCCAGGTGCAGTTGGTGAACATGCTGGGAGAGGTCGTTCATGAGAAGACGTTCTCTTCTTCCGATCAACGGTTGACTTTTAATATGACTACTGATCAGGATGGTGTCTATTTTGTCAAAGTCATAACGGGCAAAACGTATGCTATAACAAAGGTCGTGAAGACCAATTGAGTGATTCCTCTTTCTGAACGCTCTTAATGTATGCTGTTTTGGGGACAGCATGAAGCAATGATCCTCCATAGTATCGGACTATGGAGGATCATTGCTTTTTGTTTTCAGGGCTTTGCCAGCTCATCAGCGGGCGGGCGCGTGTTCCAAACTATTACATCTTTTACAAGTTGAACCGGTTTATAGAAAGGTTGGGGGTGGTTTATATCCTTTTGAATGTCTCCGATGAGGTTGCTGAAAATCGAATAACAAAAGAAACAGAACGAGAATAAAATACGTTAACTTTGAAATATGAGTAATACCATTACCATACAAGACCTTTTGAAACTGAGTGTGGCTGAACGCATCCTCTTGATAGAGAAACTATGGGATAGCATAAATCCGCAGGATATTGAGTTAAGTGAGGCCCATAAAAAGGAACTGGATAAGCGCTTGGATCGCTACCTAAAAGGAGAAACCAGGTTTTTCAGCTGGGAAGAAGTAAAACGCGATCTACATTCCGGTAAATAGTGAGATATCGGCTGTGGCTGTCTGATGAATCAAGATTTGATATACTTGATGCCTTTGTGTGGTATGAAACCCAGCGTGACGGCTTAGGTAAAGATTTTGAGCTTTGTTTGGAAGCGGCCTTCTTCAGTCTCACCCGCAATCCGCGTACCTGCCAGGTCGTATATAAGAAAATAAGAATATTCTACATAAGCCGTTTTCCGTACGGTATTCATTACCTTGTGGAAAAGGAAAATATCCGGATATTGGGTGTGTTCCATACCAGCCGGAATCCCAATTCATGGGAAGAACGACTTAAATAAAGCAACCTGCTCCCGCTTTTCTTATTCTAGTATACAAGAAGACACAAATCGAAGCATGAGAACTTACGGATTTTTCCTGTATGCTGTTGCTCTATGCTCACACTGTTTTTGGGGGATTACTTTCTGTGATCCCAGGTGGGGGGCCTGCAGTGTGATCATACAGGGAGGGCGGAGCGTGAAGAAATGACCCGGTGGGTCATTTTAGCGACGAGCCAGCTTGCAGGGTTGGAAACAATTTGGAGCAAGGAAGCTTACGGCCACGAACTGTATGCTGTATGCTGCTGCTCACACAGTTTTTACGGGATTAACTCCGCTTCGCTCCGTTGATCCCGCGTAGGGGGCCAGCAGTGAAGTAAAGGCCCGACCTCCGCGTTGCTGCGGTCGTCTTTTTTGTTTTCAGGGTACTGCCATCTCAAGCGCGCTTGGATGTCATTACCCTGAAAACAAAAAAGCCCTGTCAAAACAGGGCCTTTTACTTCACTGCGGAGAGAGGGGGATTCGAACCCCCGGTACCGGTTTCCCAGTACGACAGTTTAGCAAACTGTTGGTTTCAGCCACTCACCCACCTCTCCGTGTGGTGTAACTGTATTCTTTGCCTTTACAGGCGGGCACAAAAATAGTAAAATTGTATTGGAATGGAACCTGTGCGGTCAAGTTTCGTAACTTTAGGTAAATGCGTTCGACCAGGTACTATTTCAAATCAGTTGTTTCTATTGTATTTCTGGGCCTTATCATGTCTTTTGGTTTATTTCAGGACGAAGGCAAAACCATCGCATGGAGCGAGAACAGACCTCTGAAGTGGGAAGATTTCCAGGGCCCTCCCGCCGATGACAGTCCGTATAAAGCCTTGACGGATTACCGGATCACCTTCAAGGGCAGTATCAATCCCAATAATTATGGAAAGAAAGGACCTAATGTGCAAGAAACCGTTTACGAAGTAGACTGCATGTTCAATATCGACCGTTCTTGGGTGAAAGAAGGTGCCCGGACGGAAGAATTGCTGAAACATGAGCAAGTTCACTTTGACATTGCAGAATGGCATGCACGAACGCTGAGAAAGGAACTCGATAAACTCAAAACAGCCGACCCTAAAACACAAAAACTGGCCACCAAACTGTTCCAGGATATCTCACGGGACTGTCGCCGTTTACAGGAGCAATATGACAGCAACACAGATCATGGTGTTAAACCCGATCAACAGGAAGAATGGTCAGGCCGGGTAGCAAAAGAATTGAAGAAACTGAGCAAATACGCTAAAGAATAACAAAAGGTGAAGGTGCACTCGCCCTTCATTCTTCATTCTTAATTTTTCATTCTTCACTCTTCATTCTTAGTTCCTTCAGGCTAAAGCGCAATCCCACGAAGAATCTTCTGACCTGTAACGGACCGTAAGCATACGAAGTATCAAATCTGTCTCCGAACGGATGTGCAGGATCCACCAGTGGACTTGGCTGGGTATAGTTCCAGATATTCTTTACGCCTCCGTACACCTCTACCCCACAATCAAAAACCTTTGTTACCTGAACATTTTGCAGTGTATACCATGGGGATATTACCGGTCTGTCAAAAGGTGCGGCAAATGCGGGAAGATGCTGTGGCCCCATCACCCTTCCTGTCAGATTGGTGCTCCACCCCTTCTTCTTCCACTCATACCCTACGCCAAATGTGCCTGATACCACGGGAGCAAACAATTGGCTGACCCGGTGGGAGATTCCGTTCACATCAGGCGCCATTTCATATACATCCTGAAAAGTGGCACCTACATTCATCTTTAGCGGGAATTTAAATTGCTGCTGCACGTTAAAGGCGAAGCCCCTTGTAATGCCATAGCCATCCAGGTTATCATAAATGATCAGGTTCTCGTCCGTTTCGTAATCAGGAATGATCTTGTTTGTGTAGTAAGTATAGAAGGCGTCGAGGTCCAGGGTTCCGACCCCGCCGATGAAATTGTATACCTGGTTGAAGTTGGTGGTGGCATTATAACTTTCTTCCGGCTTGATCTTTTCCGTGATTAAAACCGTTCGCGCCCCGGTCAGAGCTGCATGGTCTTCTGTAAACAAATGAACTTCCCTGAATCCGGTACCCATATTAAGACGGGCCGTTGAATATGTACCGACCTTATACTTCATACTCAATCTTGGAGCCATAATGACCCCGTGTTCCTGATGATGATCCAGACGGATTCCTGCCAAAAGATGCGTTCGCTCCCGGATGGTTATATCATCCTGAAGGAAAAGCCCGTGAACCAACTTCGCCTCATTTGTATTGGCCAGTGAATTGTCCTCGTACAATTGGTACTTGGCCGTTGTACCCATTAACAGGTCATGATTTGACAGGACTTTGTTCCATATAAGGTTGGCAAAGTAAACAGACTGGTCTGCCTTGTAATGGGTGGTGCCATAATAACTGTCCTGATGATGGCCATTCATTGAATAATCCAATCTGATTACTTCTTTCAGTGGCAGCTGATAGGTTCCGATCAGTTCCCATCGTTTGGTTTCAATGCTTTCCCCGTATACATTGTCGCTTCCCCTGTCCTTATCCTGCCAGTTAAGCACCCCTCCGAATCGATCTTCATAATAGTAGCGAAAAGCAAGGCTGGCTGCCCGGTCATCTTTGCGCTTCAGGTTCCATTTATTGTATACCGTGACCCTTTCATTCAAAGGGATATCGGTAAAGTTGTCCCTATTAAAATCCATCCGGTATTGATTCCGGTAAAAATTACCACTGACCGTGGTTGATAATTTCTTTCCCCTGAAAGGTGTGATAGAAATATCTGTACTGGACTCGCGGTGGCTGGTATAAAATGTATTAAAGGTGATCAGGTCCATATCTTCCGGCCTTTTAGTGATAATGTTTATCACGCCGCCTACTGCCTCCGTGCCATATAATGTTGAGGATGGTCCCTTGATAATCTCCACCCTTCGGATCA comes from Flavobacteriales bacterium and encodes:
- a CDS encoding T9SS type A sorting domain-containing protein, whose protein sequence is MMVYPNPVHQGSVHIWIKNAGSQGGQVQLVNMLGEVVHEKTFSSSDQRLTFNMTTDQDGVYFVKVITGKTYAITKVVKTN
- a CDS encoding addiction module protein — its product is MSNTITIQDLLKLSVAERILLIEKLWDSINPQDIELSEAHKKELDKRLDRYLKGETRFFSWEEVKRDLHSGK
- a CDS encoding type II toxin-antitoxin system RelE/ParE family toxin; protein product: MRYRLWLSDESRFDILDAFVWYETQRDGLGKDFELCLEAAFFSLTRNPRTCQVVYKKIRIFYISRFPYGIHYLVEKENIRILGVFHTSRNPNSWEERLK
- a CDS encoding DUF922 domain-containing protein, which encodes MRSTRYYFKSVVSIVFLGLIMSFGLFQDEGKTIAWSENRPLKWEDFQGPPADDSPYKALTDYRITFKGSINPNNYGKKGPNVQETVYEVDCMFNIDRSWVKEGARTEELLKHEQVHFDIAEWHARTLRKELDKLKTADPKTQKLATKLFQDISRDCRRLQEQYDSNTDHGVKPDQQEEWSGRVAKELKKLSKYAKE
- a CDS encoding TonB-dependent receptor, with product MITLAGNASDGVIKGVILSEGTAVAYANVGLEGTSLGNAADVNGHFEITSVPAGTYTLFVSAVGYGPLKKDVTIRSGEVVQVRLELQELTNNLQEVVVTGTMKETFVSESPVKVEVLTPKFLQANPTNNVIEALQTVNGVQEQINCGVCGTNDIHINGMEGPYTLVLIDGMPIMSALATVYGFNGIPISLIRRVEIIKGPSSTLYGTEAVGGVINIITKRPEDMDLITFNTFYTSHRESSTDISITPFRGKKLSTTVSGNFYRNQYRMDFNRDNFTDIPLNERVTVYNKWNLKRKDDRAASLAFRYYYEDRFGGVLNWQDKDRGSDNVYGESIETKRWELIGTYQLPLKEVIRLDYSMNGHHQDSYYGTTHYKADQSVYFANLIWNKVLSNHDLLMGTTAKYQLYEDNSLANTNEAKLVHGLFLQDDITIRERTHLLAGIRLDHHQEHGVIMAPRLSMKYKVGTYSTARLNMGTGFREVHLFTEDHAALTGARTVLITEKIKPEESYNATTNFNQVYNFIGGVGTLDLDAFYTYYTNKIIPDYETDENLIIYDNLDGYGITRGFAFNVQQQFKFPLKMNVGATFQDVYEMAPDVNGISHRVSQLFAPVVSGTFGVGYEWKKKGWSTNLTGRVMGPQHLPAFAAPFDRPVISPWYTLQNVQVTKVFDCGVEVYGGVKNIWNYTQPSPLVDPAHPFGDRFDTSYAYGPLQVRRFFVGLRFSLKELRMKSEE